AAGAGAAAACGAATATTCATACAAACACTTTGATGAAACGGCGCAGCCTCAAAATAATGTGTGATAATGAATGAGGGCCATGTTGCGTGTCTTCTGTAGGAGCATGTTTTCTGGGTGGTGTCTCTCAACACGCTCTTCATCCTGGTCTTTGGTGAGTCCAACCTGCCTTTACATGCAGGCGTCGCCCCCAAGAACCTTTGACGGCTTTTTATTTATCATAATGCAAAGTCTTGACTCTGACTTTAGCATTATGTTCCCCATACTTGAGCAATGAAGAGGCCGTTATACAGTATGAGACGGTCACGTCTGCCTTTTCCGCTCCTGCAGCTCTGACCTCGTGTCTTTATTTCCCTTTAGCATTTTGCCCCTATCACATTGGCCATTTCTCAGTGGTTGGACTGGGTTTTGAAGACCACGTAAGTGCTCGACGATGCATAAAGAGAACCCACCACAGTTGGGGGATCACAGTAGTTTTCAGACGTCCTGCAGCGATGGAATgcgtttattattttttcttgcaGGTTAAAGCATCCCATTTTGACGGCCTCATCACCACAATACTGGGGTACGTCCTCCTGGCTGGAGCTCTCATTGTCTGCCACGTATCCTGCACATGCCACACATCACTTTGTGTGTGAAATGATATTTACGGTGTTCATGTATGCTTCGTTTGATCAGTTCGATACATATTCAGTATCATTTTATGTGGTTCAGTAATGTTTAAACTTCCAGAGTGAGTTTCAAAAGCAGTAAGTGAGTAAGAAAATGAGTCGTGAGACGTGTGAGTCCTTAACCTTTCCTCCTGTAGGCATTGGCTTCATTGGTGAGCTTCCAGCGGTCCAGACGCCTTCTGGGGGTCTGCTACATTGTTGTCAAGGTAAACTCGTGAAATGTTTGCACTGGAGCGTTCTCAGCTGTCTGTCTCTATTTTGTGTTTGTATCAAACTAGCAAAAAGTTGAGACCGTGATGAGGAAAAATTCAGATAACATTAAAACAGAAACTAAATtgcaagtgttttgttttttttaacttttatatGTCTCAGGTGTCCTTGCTGGTTGTCATGGAGATTGGCTTGTTCCCGCTTATTTGTGGTTGGTGGCTCGACATTTGTTCACTGGTAAGACAAACATATACGGAGTGTAGTTGAGCCACATGCTGGCGCTTTCTGACTAACCAAAGAGATGAAACGCAGTCGCAGCGATGCGTTGTGCACGTTCAatgaagaacaaaaaaagaatgttTAAACATTATTTTGCTGTTTCTGTATTGAAATGGCTGACCCGTTATTTGTTGCAGGAGATGTTTGACGCCACTCTCAAGGACAGAGAGCAGAGTTTCGACTCTGCTCCCGGTACCACCATGTTCCTCCACTGGCTGGTTGGCATGGTCTACGTCTTCTACTTCGCTTCCTTCATCCTTCTGCTCAGAGAGGTGAAATGAaagacaaaagaggaaaaaaagaaaacactcacACCCATCAGCCTTTTGAGCACGAACATTTGTGCTCTAACCCACAGGTTCTTCGGCCCGGTGTGCTGTGGTTTTTGAGGAATCTGAACGATCCAGACTTCAACCCAGTGCAGGAGATGATCCATCTACCCATCTACCGACACCTCAGGAGGTTTATACTCTCAGTGGTCAGTCAGATATCCTCCTGCTTTACATGCAATTTTCCCTTCAAAGTCATTACAGTTTGTACGTTTTCACAGAAAAGTATTGGTAGTTGTTCCTGGGGATTGATGTATATATGATATATACAAGGCCATctgaacaataaaaaacaatGTTCCGAAGGATACGTATTAACTTAACACCTCTGAGTGATGTTTTAGGCTCTGAGGTGTTTAAAACGAACGTTCCCGCTCAAACTTCAGTGCGTCTAGCATGCTTTCCCTTATTTTACCAAAACTTAAGTGGTGTCAGCATACAGAGGAAAAATCTGAGTCTTATTAACATGCTTGAGCTTAAAATAATTTCCTAAAATACTCATTTGACTGAAGCTGTAGCACATCGAAATCTTGAAATAAGAAATCAAAAGACTTTTTTCAAGTAATGCGGTTAAGACTACGCCATCCACAAGAAGCCTTTTAACCATAGTTAAAGTTGGAAGCAGCGGAATGTCTCGGAATGTTTTCCCCCCTCATGTCCACGTATACTGGGACGAGGACGGCGGTCCAATTAAAAGGCCAAACCGAGCTGTAACTGCCGTTCAATTATGCTGTGCAGTTAATGTAATTGTTCTGAATGATACACTGGATAACTTTTTGGCCAGGTCCAACTGGGGACAAGTTATCCAGTAAAAGGATTTGGAGTGTACGCTGTGTTTTACAGTTCAGGTCTTGTGTTTGTGGTGTTTCCTGTCACGTCGTATGAGCCTTTCTCCCTGGAAGTGAAGCAGAGCATCACTGCTGTAATTGGGAGCAGAGAGACCTGGGCAGGAGTTGTATTCACTGCTAATGCCAGCATTACTTGTATTGACTCCGCTGTCAACACATGGCTCTGTGTTCAATTAGTAGCCCGTTGTGTCATTTATGATACTGCAGCGTGTTTTGAAGATTGTGTGTAAAGATGTCAGACAATGTTGTACATGGTAACCGTGACATTTCTTTTGGTGGTGGGATAGTGTGGATGTTTTGGAGCTGATGTGTAAGAATGTAGTGAGCTTGCAGGAAAAGCCAACACTGGGGTTGTTTACCAGTTGAGCGGTCGGTGGTTCGATCCCTGGCTTCTCCAGaccacatgtcaaagtgtcctggGGCAAGGCACTGAACCATGTTGCCTCTGATGTGTTCAccggtgtgtgaatgtgtgtgatggaaaaaaaagctcAGCTGAGCCTGTATGACTGTGAACATGGCCTGTAGTGTAAGCGATCAACTAGTTATGAATATCTTGTATGTGTGTTACCAGGTGGTGTTTGGCTCCATAGTTCTCCTGATGCTTTGGCTTCCAATCCGAATCATTAAACTGCTCTTCCCCACCTTCCTCCCCTACAATGTCATGCTTTACAGGTACACAAAATCATCATTACACTCTCACTGTTGGATAGCTGAAGATGAGCGGATGCTTAGAAAGTAAGAGCTGGATTCCACAGCTTTTTATCCTGAAGTGAGTGTGACCTTGTTCTGTGGTCTCTTTGCAGCGATGCCCCGGTCAGCGAGCTGTCGCTGGAGCTGCTCCTCCTCCAGGTCGTTCTGCCGGCGTTGTTGGAGCAGGGCCACACTCGCCAGTGGCTCAAACGCGTCGTCCACGCCTGGACATTCACAGCTGGATATGCGCTGTAGGTCCCACGTGCACGCACAGAAAGGCACACCGGCACACGCATGTTGCAGATTTGCACTTATGAAAAAGCACGAGACGTGCAGAAAGGCTggagtgtttgtttttctttgcttcTTGGTCACACAAAGTTGTAAAAGGAAACTTTGCTCCACCACAGCGACCTCCACTCATACCTGCTGGGGGACCACGAGGACGATGAAAACCAACCAAATAACCTTCCCGGTCGCCATAACAACAACCGGATCCCTGGCCTGGGGGAGGGACTTCACGCTGCCCACCAGGCCATTCTGCAGCAGGGTGGGCCTGTGGGTTTCCAGCTTTACCACCGACCCCCCAACTTCCACATCAAGGTGCTTATAACTGCGCAGTTAATCACATCACAGACAAATTTGCTCATATTGAAATGTGATACTCATTTGAATTCTGTTTGTCTTTTGTTTAGATCATCCTGCTTGTTGTCTTCATGTGTGTGACTCTGTTACTAGCAAGTCTGATATGTCTTACGCTGCCAGGTGAGCTCAGAGTAAGCACTGTCTGCACAtggcctctcctcctcctgtcctcAGTAAGTCACCGCTGTGCCCCCACCTCTGTTTCCTCCTCTTTGTTCTCCTGCTCAGTGTGTGTGGGGCGTTGGCTCATGTCTCTCTGGATGGGCAGCGCGATGGTTCACGAGCTGTACACAGCAGCCAGCGGCCTGTACGTCTGCTGGCTGTCCATTCGAGCTGGCACAGTGCTGCTGTCCTGGATGCCACAGGGACGGACCGTCATCTTGCTCAAAGTGCACGAGTGGACGCTCATGGTAATGTCGTTCTCTCCCCGTTGTCAGCCCAGCTAAAGGCACAAACACGGCTTCTCATGTAATGGATGGCAAACGTGTATTTTAATGTCTATTTGTCTGGTGAGAACAGATCGTCAAGACCATTATGGTGGCCGTGATGCTAGCCGGGGGGATTCCTCTGCTGTTGGGTCTGCTGTTTGAGCTGGTCATCGTTGCTCCTCTCAGAGTCCCGCTGGACCAGACGCCTCTGTTCTACCCCTGGCAGGTATATGAGAATATAAATGTGCTGCTTTGTTTTTCGGAAAGTTTTTGTAATATCGTTGTAATATTGAAGAGGAAAGAAATGCCAGGATTGAATTGGTACACACAGATATGTTTTGGTGTATTAGTGAGCCATTACTAGGCCATCTTTGTCAAACCTGGTTACTCATCTGATCATTTTAAGAGGAGATGTTGAAATTTCATGCAAACTTTGTTGTGTCTGCTGTAATTACTCTGCCTCTCTCTGCCTACAGGACTGGGCCTTGGGAGTCCTTCATGCTAAGATCATTGCTGCCATAACACTGATGGGGCCTCAGTGGTGGCTGAAAACAGTCATTGAGCAGGTCAGTCTCACATTCTGCAAAGTTCCATCCGATCAACAAGGGGCAAAATAGGAACTGTGATGTTTGAATACACTGAAAGATGGTAAAACCCGGATGAGGTCTTTAGATTTAAGATTGCCTCTCAGAAAGATGCATATTCTCTCAAAATCTAGTTTGACTCTTTTTTTATAAAGGACGGTAAGAGCTCAACCGTCTTTGAGACAAAGTAAGCATGTCTGTCTCACTCCTGCAGGTGTATGCTAACGGCATAAGAAACATCGACCTCCATTTCATCGTGCGCAGGCTGGCCGCCCCGGTCATTTGCGTCCTgctgctgtctctctgtgtgccCTACACCATCTCTAACGGCATCACGCCGCTGCTGGGTGAGTCTCTCTGAAAGGTAATGTGTCAGGGTAGAGCGCTGATttctctgccccccccccccccccccgatcaGTCGCTGGTTTTCAAGCTCG
The sequence above is drawn from the Odontesthes bonariensis isolate fOdoBon6 chromosome 14, fOdoBon6.hap1, whole genome shotgun sequence genome and encodes:
- the LOC142399225 gene encoding E3 ubiquitin-protein ligase MARCHF6-like isoform X2, giving the protein MDTGEEDICRVCRSEGTQDKPLYHPCVCTGSIKFIHQECLLQWLKHSRKEYCELCKHRFAFTPIYSPDMPPRLPVQDIFAGLVTSIGTAIRYWFHYTLVAFAWLGVVPLTACRIYKCLFTGSVSSLLTLPLDMLSTQNLLADCLQGCFVVTCTLCAFISLVWLREQIVHGGAPQWLEQNPPPLIPNQPNGPAQANEDPGANAAGDGQAAAGAAAAQQPADPGPDEQVPPNPRDNGDEAEQDDDEGDDDGEEDEDDEEEEEGREEDAADANNGGQEDLNWNALEWDRAAEELTWERMLGLDGSLVFLEHVFWVVSLNTLFILVFAFCPYHIGHFSVVGLGFEDHVKASHFDGLITTILGYVLLAGALIVCHALASLVSFQRSRRLLGVCYIVVKVSLLVVMEIGLFPLICGWWLDICSLEMFDATLKDREQSFDSAPGTTMFLHWLVGMVYVFYFASFILLLREVLRPGVLWFLRNLNDPDFNPVQEMIHLPIYRHLRRFILSVVVFGSIVLLMLWLPIRIIKLLFPTFLPYNVMLYSDAPVSELSLELLLLQVVLPALLEQGHTRQWLKRVVHAWTFTAGYALDLHSYLLGDHEDDENQPNNLPGRHNNNRIPGLGEGLHAAHQAILQQGGPVGFQLYHRPPNFHIKIILLVVFMCVTLLLASLICLTLPVCVGRWLMSLWMGSAMVHELYTAASGLYVCWLSIRAGTVLLSWMPQGRTVILLKVHEWTLMIVKTIMVAVMLAGGIPLLLGLLFELVIVAPLRVPLDQTPLFYPWQDWALGVLHAKIIAAITLMGPQWWLKTVIEQVYANGIRNIDLHFIVRRLAAPVICVLLLSLCVPYTISNGITPLLGVQPDMQTLVDRRIYPFLMMVTMLLAVLSFQIRQFKRLYEHIKNDKYLVGQRLVNYERKTGRSTAASFGTSS
- the LOC142399225 gene encoding E3 ubiquitin-protein ligase MARCHF6-like isoform X1, with protein sequence MDTGEEADICRVCRSEGTQDKPLYHPCVCTGSIKFIHQECLLQWLKHSRKEYCELCKHRFAFTPIYSPDMPPRLPVQDIFAGLVTSIGTAIRYWFHYTLVAFAWLGVVPLTACRIYKCLFTGSVSSLLTLPLDMLSTQNLLADCLQGCFVVTCTLCAFISLVWLREQIVHGGAPQWLEQNPPPLIPNQPNGPAQANEDPGANAAGDGQAAAGAAAAQQPADPGPDEQVPPNPRDNGDEAEQDDDEGDDDGEEDEDDEEEEEGREEDAADANNGGQEDLNWNALEWDRAAEELTWERMLGLDGSLVFLEHVFWVVSLNTLFILVFAFCPYHIGHFSVVGLGFEDHVKASHFDGLITTILGYVLLAGALIVCHALASLVSFQRSRRLLGVCYIVVKVSLLVVMEIGLFPLICGWWLDICSLEMFDATLKDREQSFDSAPGTTMFLHWLVGMVYVFYFASFILLLREVLRPGVLWFLRNLNDPDFNPVQEMIHLPIYRHLRRFILSVVVFGSIVLLMLWLPIRIIKLLFPTFLPYNVMLYSDAPVSELSLELLLLQVVLPALLEQGHTRQWLKRVVHAWTFTAGYALDLHSYLLGDHEDDENQPNNLPGRHNNNRIPGLGEGLHAAHQAILQQGGPVGFQLYHRPPNFHIKIILLVVFMCVTLLLASLICLTLPVCVGRWLMSLWMGSAMVHELYTAASGLYVCWLSIRAGTVLLSWMPQGRTVILLKVHEWTLMIVKTIMVAVMLAGGIPLLLGLLFELVIVAPLRVPLDQTPLFYPWQDWALGVLHAKIIAAITLMGPQWWLKTVIEQVYANGIRNIDLHFIVRRLAAPVICVLLLSLCVPYTISNGITPLLGVQPDMQTLVDRRIYPFLMMVTMLLAVLSFQIRQFKRLYEHIKNDKYLVGQRLVNYERKTGRSTAASFGTSS